A single genomic interval of Camelina sativa cultivar DH55 chromosome 11, Cs, whole genome shotgun sequence harbors:
- the LOC104721229 gene encoding 54S ribosomal protein L19, mitochondrial-like isoform X3: protein MAAAKEILLRRPVAATIRLTVPAGGARPAPPVGPALGQYRLNLMAFCKDFNARTQKYKPDTPMAVTITAFKDNSFEFTVKSPSVSWYVKKAAGVDKGSTRPGHLTVTTLSVRHVYEIAKVKQTDPFCQYMPLESICKSIIGTANSMGIKIVQGLE from the exons ATGGCGGCTGCGAAAGAGATCCTACTACGGCGACCAGTGGCGGCGACAATCAGGCTAACCGTTCCGGCGGGAGGCGCAAGACCAGCACCACCGGTAGGTCCGGCGCTAGGTCAGTACAGGCTTAACCTGATGGCATTCTGCAAAGACTTCAACGCTCGGACTCAAAAGTACAAACCAGACACCCCGATGGCCGTGACGATAACGGCGTTCAAGGACAACTCATTCGAATTCACCGTCAAGTCTCCGTCTGTGTCGTGGTACGTCAAGAAAGCAGCTGGAGTGGACAAAGGGAGCACTCGTCCTGGAC ATTTGACGGTGACGACGCTTTCGGTGAGACACGTGTACGAGATCGCGAAGGTGAAGCAGACGGATCCGTTTTGTCAGTATATGCCGTTGGAGTCGATTTGCAAATCCATCATTGGTACTGCTAATTCTATGGGTATCAAGATCGTTCAGGGTTTGGAGTGA
- the LOC104721229 gene encoding 54S ribosomal protein L19, mitochondrial-like isoform X2 — MAAAKEILLRRPVAATIRLTVPAGGARPAPPVGPALGQYRLNLMAFCKDFNARTQKYKPDTPMAVTITAFKDNSFEFTVKSPSVSWYVKKAAGVDKGSTRPGHLTVTTLSVRHVYEIAKVKQTDPFCQYMPLESICKSIIGTANSMGIKIVQGLE, encoded by the exons ATGGCGGCTGCGAAAGAGATCCTACTACGGCGACCAGTGGCGGCGACAATCAGGCTAACCGTTCCGGCGGGAGGCGCAAGACCAGCACCACCGGTAGGTCCGGCGCTAGGTCAGTACAGGCTTAACCTGATGGCATTCTGCAAAGACTTCAACGCTCGGACTCAAAAGTACAAACCAGACACCCCGATGGCCGTGACGATAACGGCGTTCAAGGACAACTCATTCGAATTCACCGTCAAGTCTCCGTCTGTGTCGTG GTACGTCAAGAAAGCAGCTGGAGTCGACAAAGGGAGCACTCGTCCTGGACATTTGACGGTGACGACGCTTTCGGTGAGACACGTGTACGAGATCGCGAAGGTGAAGCAGACGGATCCGTTTTGTCAGTATATGCCGTTGGAGTCGATTTGCAAATCCATCATTGGTACTGCTAATTCTATGGGTATCAAGATCGTTCAGGGTTTGGAGTGA
- the LOC104721229 gene encoding 54S ribosomal protein L19, mitochondrial-like isoform X1 — MAAAKEILLRRPVAATIRLTVPAGGARPAPPVGPALGQYRLNLMAFCKDFNARTQKYKPDTPMAVTITAFKDNSFEFTVKSPSVSWYVKKAAGVDKGSTRPGHLTVTTLSVRHVYEIAKVKQTDPFCQYMPLESICKSIIGTANSMGIKIVQGLE; from the exons ATGGCGGCTGCGAAAGAGATCCTACTACGGCGACCAGTGGCGGCGACAATCAGGCTAACCGTTCCGGCGGGAGGCGCAAGACCAGCACCACCGGTAGGTCCGGCGCTAGGTCAGTACAGGCTTAACCTGATGGCATTCTGCAAAGACTTCAACGCTCGGACTCAAAAGTACAAACCAGACACCCCGATGGCCGTGACGATAACGGCGTTCAAGGACAACTCATTCGAATTCACCGTCAAGTC TCCTTCCGTGTCGTGGTACGTCAAGAAAGCAGCTGGAGTCGACAAAGGGAGCACTCGTCCTGGACATTTGACGGTGACGACGCTTTCGGTGAGACACGTGTACGAGATCGCGAAGGTGAAGCAGACGGATCCGTTTTGTCAGTATATGCCGTTGGAGTCGATTTGCAAATCCATCATTGGTACTGCTAATTCTATGGGTATCAAGATCGTTCAGGGTTTGGAGTGA
- the LOC104721231 gene encoding probable E3 ubiquitin-protein ligase ATL45 codes for MTRSSRFLGTASSPPPPPEEILAAETDMVVILSALLCALICVAGLAAVARCAWLRRLTGVNSAATGESPPPPPNKGLKKKALQALPKSTYTASTEDSPCSSSGGGDGDDSSTECAICITEFAEGEEIRILPLCNHAFHVACIDKWLTSRSSCPSCRRILVPVKCDRCGHHASTAETHIKDQPQHQHHPSQFTSSAIIPAFLP; via the coding sequence atgacTCGCTCCTCTAGATTCCTCGGTACGGCGTCgtcgccaccaccaccaccggaaGAAATCCTCGCCGCCGAAACCGACATGGTTGTCATCCTCTCTGCTCTTCTCTGCGCTCTCATATGCGTTGCCGGTTTAGCCGCCGTAGCTCGCTGCGCTTGGCTCCGCCGTCTCACCGGCGTTAATTCCGCCGCCACGGGagaatctcctcctcctcctccgaacAAAGGTCTCAAGAAGAAAGCACTCCAAGCGCTCCCCAAATCCACTTACACCGCCTCTACTGAAGATTCGCCGTGCTCCTCTTCCGGCGGCGGTGACGGAGACGACTCATCCACCGAGTGTGCTATTTGCATAACGGAATTTGCCGAAGGCGAAGAGATCAGGATCCTACCGCTCTGTAACCACGCTTTCCACGTGGCGTGTATTGACAAGTGGTTGACTTCGAGGTCTTCGTGTCCTTCTTGTCGTCGGATTTTGGTTCCGGTGAAGTGTGATAGGTGTGGTCACCATGCTTCCACGGCGGAGACTCATATCAAAGATCAACCACAACACCAACATCATCCTTCACAGTTCACTTCCTCCGCCATTATTCCTGCTTTTCTTCCTTAG
- the LOC104721232 gene encoding plant intracellular Ras-group-related LRR protein 4-like: MDLMQLDKRLDSTEQVVEEIMRIHRSLPPRPGIDEVEAAKGIIDNVDKEDQSCFEAIARQRKSSEVSGELFMVLQDMKRGFVQFRSREQKREALKLLDLEATHAMFDDFIQRASNCIASPSSSNGSVPSRPPPAPKTATTPSSLYFSEKAPVRPKDMVSRDDSFMTNTKPSLYGDGFAAPRKPQFLDSTLTAGKFAGNDGEKLSLIKLASLIEVSAKKATQDINLQNKLTDQVEWLPDSIGKLSSLISLDMSENHIVVLPNTIGGLTSLTKLDLHSNRIGQLPESIGELLNLVYLNLGSNQLSSLPSAFSRLVKLEELDLSCNNLPILPESIGSLVSLKKLDVETNDIEEIPHSIGGCSSLKELRADYNKLKALPEAIGKITTLETLSVRYNNIRQLPTTMSSLASLKELDVSFNELESVPESLCFATTLVKLNVGNNFADMISLPRSIGNLEMLEELDISNNQIRVLPESFKMLTKLRVFRAQENPLQVPPRDIAEKGPQAVVQYMNDLVETRNAKSQMVKPKKSWVQMCFFSKSNKRKQNSMEIV, encoded by the exons ATGGATTTGATGCAATTGGATAAGCGTTTGGATTCTACGGAGCAAGTGGTTGAAGAAATCATGAGAATTCACAGATCTCTACCACCAAGACCTGGAATCGACGAAGTTGAAGCTGCCAAGGGTATAATTGACAACGTTGATAAAGAAGACCAATCTTGTTTCGAAGCCATTGCTAGACAGAGGAAAAGCTCTGAAGTTTCCGGTGAGCTTTTCATGGTGTTGCAAGATATGAAGAGAGGTTTTGTTCAGTTTCGTAGCAGAGAGCAAAAGAGAGAAGCTTTGAAGCTTCTCGATCTGGAAGCTACTCACGCTATGTTCGATGATTTCATTCAGAGAGCTTCTAATTGCattgcttctccttcttcctctaaCGGCTCTGTTCCGTCTCGTCCTCCTCCGGCTCCCAAGACGGCTACGACTCCGTCAAGTTTGTATTTTTCTGAGAAAGCCCCTGTTCGCCCCAAGGATATGGTTTCTAGAGACGACAGCTTCATGACCAACACTAAACCTTCTCTCTACGGCGATGGTTTTGCAGCTCCTCGAAAACCTCAGTTTCTGGATTCAACACTTACCGCCGGAAAATTCGCCG GCAACGATGGAGAGAAGCTGAGTTTGATAAAACTTGCTAGTTTGATTGAGGTATCAGCTAAGAAAGCTACTCAAGACATTAATCTACAGAACAAGTTAACGGATCAAGTCGAATGGCTTCCGGACTCTATTGGCAAGTTATCGAGTCTCATTTCACTTGATATGTCTGAGAATCACATTGTGGTATTGCCAAACACCATAGGAGGACTTACTTCATTGACAAAGCTCGATTTGCATTCAAACAGAATCGGTCAGCTTCCTGAGTCTATAGGAGAATTGTTGAACTTGGTTTACCTCAATCTTGGTAGCAACCAGTTGTCATCTCTGCCTTCAGCATTTAGCAGACTGGTGAAACTCGAGGAGCTTGATTTGAGCTGTAACAACCTCCCTATTCTCCCTGAATCCATCGGTTCTCTTGTGAGTCTAAAGAAGCTCGACGTTGAGACCAATGATATTGAAGAGATCCCACATTCTATCGGTGGGTGCTCCTCGCTGAAAGAGCTCCGTGCAGATTATAACAAACTCAAGGCTCTTCCGGAAGCTATTGGGAAGATTACTACACTAGAGACCTTGTCTGTCCGTTACAATAACATTAGGCAGTTACCTACAACGATGTCTTCTTTAGCTAGTCTCAAAGAGCTGGATGTGAGTTTCAATGAGCTTGAGTCAGTGCCAGAGAGTTTGTGTTTTGCCACTACGCTTGTGAAGCTGAATGTTGGAAACAATTTCGCTGACATGATATCGCTACCGAGATCAATAGGCAACCTTGAGATGCTTGAAGAGCTTGATATAAGCAATAACCAGATCCGTGTTCTACCCGAATCCTTTAAAATGCTTACAAAGTTGCGTGTTTTTCGTGCTCAGGAGAATCCATTACAAGTTCCTCCTCGTGATATAGCTGAGAAGGGCCCTCAG GCTGTTGTTCAATACATGAATGATCTTGTGGAGACGAGAAACGCGAAATCTCAAATGGTTAAGCCGAAGAAGAGCTGGGTGCAGATGTGCTTCTTCTCCAAGTCCAACAAGAGAAAACAGAACAGCATGGAGATCGTCTAA
- the LOC104721233 gene encoding thioredoxin reductase 1-like isoform X1: MYSCMNRSRFLKSLISKARSFARPGGVGSTLSHPQPQPPSLTSAFSSSAAMNGLETHNTRLCIVGSGPAAHTAAIYAARAELKPLLFEGWMANDIAPGGQLTTTTDVENFPGFPAGILGAELTDKFRKQSERFGTKIFTETVTKVDFSSKPLKLFTDSRTVLADAVILATGAVAKRLSFVGSGEGSGGFWNRGISACAVCDGAAPIFRNKPLAVIGGGDSAMEEANFLTKYGSKVFIIHRRDAFRASKIMQQRALSNPKIDVIWNSTVVEAYGDGERGVLGGLKVKNVVTGDVSDLKVSGLFFAIGHEPATKFLDGGVELDSDGYVVTKPGTTETSVAGVFAAGDVQDKKYRQAITAAGTGCMAALDAEHYLQEIGSQQVGNEYGYCSKL; the protein is encoded by the exons ATGTATAGTTGTATGAATCGTTCAAGGTTTTTAAAGAGTCTGATAAGCAAAGCACGAAGCTTTGCACGGCCTGGAGGAGTTGGATCCACTCTTTCTCATCCCCAGCCGCAGCCGCCGTCTCTAACCTCCGCGTTTTCTTCATCCGCCGCCATGAACGGCCTCGAAACTCACAACACGAGGCTCTGTATCGTAGGCAGTGGTCCAGCGGCTCACACGGCGGCGATTTACGCGGCTAGGGCTGAACTTAAACCTCTTCTCTTCGAAGGATGGATGGCTAACGACATCGCTCCTGGAGGCCAGTTAACAACCACCACCGACGTCGAGAACTTCCCCGGATTCCCAGCAGGTATCCTCGGAGCAGAGCTCACTGACAAGTTCCGTAAACAATCGGAGCGATTCGGTACTAAGATCTTCACGGAGACGGTGACAAAAGTGGACTTCTCTTCGAAACCGTTGAAGCTGTTCACAGATTCAAGAACCGTTCTCGCTGACGCTGTGATCCTCGCTACTGGAGCTGTGGCTAAACGGCTTAGCTTCGTTGGATCTGGTGAAGGCTCTGGAGGTTTCTGGAACCGTGGGATCTCAGCTTGTGCTGTTTGCGACGGAGCTGCTCCGATCTTTCGTAACAAACCTCTTGCGGTGATCGGTGGAGGCGATTCAGCGATGGAAGAAGCTAACTTTTTAACCAAGTATGGATCTAAAGTGTTTATAATCCATAGGAGAGATGCTTTTAGGGCCTCTAAGATTATGCAGCAGAGAGCTTTGTCTAACCCTAAGATTGATGTGATTTGGAACTCGACCGTTGTGGAAGCTTATGGAGATGGAGAAAGAGGTGTGCTTGGTGGGTTGAAAGTGAAGAATGTGGTTACTGGAGATGTTTCTGATTTGAAAGTTTCTGGATTGTTCTTTGCTATTGGTCATGAGCCAGCTACTAAGTTCTTGGATGGTGGTGTTGAGTTGGATTCCGATGGTTATGTTGTGACGAAGCCTGGTACTACGGAGACTAGTGTTGCTGGAGTTTTTGCTGCCGGTGATGTTCAGGACAAGAAGTATAGGCAGGCGATCACTGCTGCAGGAACTG GGTGCATGGCAGCTTTGGATGCAGAGCATTACTTACAAGAGATCGGATCTCAGCAAG TTGGAAATGAGTACGGATATTGTTCAAAGTTGTAG
- the LOC104721233 gene encoding thioredoxin reductase 1-like isoform X2: MYSCMNRSRFLKSLISKARSFARPGGVGSTLSHPQPQPPSLTSAFSSSAAMNGLETHNTRLCIVGSGPAAHTAAIYAARAELKPLLFEGWMANDIAPGGQLTTTTDVENFPGFPAGILGAELTDKFRKQSERFGTKIFTETVTKVDFSSKPLKLFTDSRTVLADAVILATGAVAKRLSFVGSGEGSGGFWNRGISACAVCDGAAPIFRNKPLAVIGGGDSAMEEANFLTKYGSKVFIIHRRDAFRASKIMQQRALSNPKIDVIWNSTVVEAYGDGERGVLGGLKVKNVVTGDVSDLKVSGLFFAIGHEPATKFLDGGVELDSDGYVVTKPGTTETSVAGVFAAGDVQDKKYRQAITAAGTGCMAALDAEHYLQEIGSQQGKSD, encoded by the exons ATGTATAGTTGTATGAATCGTTCAAGGTTTTTAAAGAGTCTGATAAGCAAAGCACGAAGCTTTGCACGGCCTGGAGGAGTTGGATCCACTCTTTCTCATCCCCAGCCGCAGCCGCCGTCTCTAACCTCCGCGTTTTCTTCATCCGCCGCCATGAACGGCCTCGAAACTCACAACACGAGGCTCTGTATCGTAGGCAGTGGTCCAGCGGCTCACACGGCGGCGATTTACGCGGCTAGGGCTGAACTTAAACCTCTTCTCTTCGAAGGATGGATGGCTAACGACATCGCTCCTGGAGGCCAGTTAACAACCACCACCGACGTCGAGAACTTCCCCGGATTCCCAGCAGGTATCCTCGGAGCAGAGCTCACTGACAAGTTCCGTAAACAATCGGAGCGATTCGGTACTAAGATCTTCACGGAGACGGTGACAAAAGTGGACTTCTCTTCGAAACCGTTGAAGCTGTTCACAGATTCAAGAACCGTTCTCGCTGACGCTGTGATCCTCGCTACTGGAGCTGTGGCTAAACGGCTTAGCTTCGTTGGATCTGGTGAAGGCTCTGGAGGTTTCTGGAACCGTGGGATCTCAGCTTGTGCTGTTTGCGACGGAGCTGCTCCGATCTTTCGTAACAAACCTCTTGCGGTGATCGGTGGAGGCGATTCAGCGATGGAAGAAGCTAACTTTTTAACCAAGTATGGATCTAAAGTGTTTATAATCCATAGGAGAGATGCTTTTAGGGCCTCTAAGATTATGCAGCAGAGAGCTTTGTCTAACCCTAAGATTGATGTGATTTGGAACTCGACCGTTGTGGAAGCTTATGGAGATGGAGAAAGAGGTGTGCTTGGTGGGTTGAAAGTGAAGAATGTGGTTACTGGAGATGTTTCTGATTTGAAAGTTTCTGGATTGTTCTTTGCTATTGGTCATGAGCCAGCTACTAAGTTCTTGGATGGTGGTGTTGAGTTGGATTCCGATGGTTATGTTGTGACGAAGCCTGGTACTACGGAGACTAGTGTTGCTGGAGTTTTTGCTGCCGGTGATGTTCAGGACAAGAAGTATAGGCAGGCGATCACTGCTGCAGGAACTG GGTGCATGGCAGCTTTGGATGCAGAGCATTACTTACAAGAGATCGGATCTCAGCAAGGTAAGAGTGATTGA
- the LOC104721234 gene encoding ankyrin repeat domain-containing protein 2A-like, producing the protein MASNSEKNPPPSDEKTQLTEENKSTKPESASGSSPPPALPGFNVNAFDFSNMASILNDPSIREMAEQIAKDPAFNQLAEQLQRSIPNAGAQEGGFPNFDPQQYVNTMQQVMHNPEFKTMAERLGSALVQDPQMSPFLDAFSNPETAEHFTERMARMKEDPELKPILDEIDAGGPSAMMKYWNDPDVLKKLGEAMGMPVAGLPDQTASAEPEAPEEGEEEEESIVHQTASLGDVEGLKAALASGGNKDEEDSEGRTALHFACGYGELKCAQVLIDAGASVNAVDKNKNTPLHYAAGYGRKECVSLLLENGAAVTLQNLDEKTPIDVAKLNSQLEVVKLLEKDAFL; encoded by the exons ATGGCTTCCAATTCAGAGAAAAATCCTCCTCCTTCAg ATGAGAAAACCCAATTGACGGAGGAGAACAAGAGTACTAAACCGGAATCAGCTTCTGGGAGTTCACCTCCACCAGCTCTTCCTGGCTTCAATGTCAATGCTTTTGATTTCTCTAATATGGCTAGTATCCTCAAT gatccaAGCATCAGAGAAATGGCTGAACAAATAGCTAAAGATCCTGCCTTTAACCAGTTGGCTGAGCAGCTTCAGAGATCTATTCCAAACGCAGGAGCTCAGGAAGGTGGTTTCCCTAACTTTGATCCTCAACAGTATGTCAACACCATGCAACAAGTTATGCATAACCCTGAGTTTAAGACCATGGCTGAGCGACTTGGTAGCGCCTTGGTGCAG GATCCACAAATGTCTCCTTTTTTGGATGCTTTCTCTAATCCTGAAACAGCAGAGCACTTTACTGAGCGTATGGCGCGGATGAAAGAAGATCCTGAGTTGAAACCTATACTAGATGAGATAGATGCTGGTGGTCCTTCTGCCATGATGAA GTACTGGAATGATCCAGATGTGCTGAAAAAGCTGGGGGAAGCAATGGGTATGCCTGTTGCTGGCTTGCCAGACCAGACTGCTTCAGCTGAACCCGAGGCAccagaagaaggtgaagaagaagaagagtctatTGTTCATCAAACTGCCAGTCTTGGCGATGTTGAG GGTTTGAAAGCTGCCTTGGCATCTGGTGgtaacaaagatgaagaagattctgAGGGAAGGACAGCATTGCATTTTGCTTGTGGATACGGCGAG TTAAAATGTGCTCAAGTTCTTATCGATGCTGGAGCTAGTGTTAACGCGgttgacaaaaacaagaacacaccTCTGCATTACGCTGCTGGGTACGGGAGGAAAGAGTGTGTAAGCCTTCTCCTAGAAAATGGTGCTGCAGT GACTCTGCAAAACTTAGACGAAAAGACACCCATTGATGTAGCCAAGCTCAACAGCCAGCTCGAGGTGGTGAAGCTGCTTGAGAAGGATGCTTTCCTTTGA